The Desulfurococcaceae archaeon DNA window GCTCGTTCTAAGTTACAACTAGGTGAGAATATGGGTGCTCATTCGGTAACGCGTAAAGTATCCGTTTCCGCGAAAATGCAAGCCTCGTAGAGCCTATGAATCCGCGGAGAGTACCGCCTTCTGGGAAATGCCTTTAACCGAAAGGAGCTGGTTGAAGGTACTTTACTCTCCGCTGTGTTCTGTGAGCTTCTTACTACGCAGACAGTAATGTTTCTATGAGTAACCATAGCCCTATGCAAACCAGTATCGTTGACGCGAGCACTTTCATCTTGCACCACGGCACCCCTTTACCAATGATCTTGGCGATGATTATTCCGAGGGCGTTAGCCATCGCGTAGCCTACGATGCCGCCTATCAACACGTAATGCGGGTACCCCGTAGCCAGTGTGACCGTAAATACCGTGAGCTGGGTTTTGTCACCCATTTCAGCGAGCACGACGGCGAGGAAGTATGGTGCCAGCCCTTTACGGAGCTCTCCGGGCTCCTCGCCGTCTCCGACGAGCATCCAAGCCCCTACGCCGATGAACAGGGCAGCTGCAATCACGTTGACCAGGAACCTGCTGATCACGTATCTCAGGGTCCACGCAACCATGACCGCTACGGTATTGGCTACCGTAAAGGCTAACGTAGAGAGTATTAAAATGACCGCGAAGCGCCTAGTTCGCATGGCTAGAGCTGCAGTGGAGATCATGGTCTTGTCGCCGAGTTCGGCTAGGAACACTGCCCCCGTCGTACTGCTGATCACGGTAATTGCCTGCATAGGGTCCACACCACGCACCCGTACTGTATATAGTTCTCGGGTTTTAAAGTAGTGGAGCGCTGAGTACCGTAGTAACGGATCAGGGCGTGGTGCGCTGTCCGCATACACGCTAAGAGCTAAAGTGCTCTAATGCCTCTAGGTAATGGGCCAGTCCACGCGAACCCGCATAAGTGATCTCAAGCCGCTTTGCGGGTTGCTGAAACCTGTCGGTAACAAAAAGTTATTAACTGAGCGAGGCCATATCATTACCGTGCATACCGCGGCTACCTGGACCTCGGTGTGCGTTTCATGGAAGCTGCGTTCACAACTGGGAACAGAGAGCTTGACGGGCTACTCGGAGGAATCCCTTCACGTTACATGCTCCTCGTCGTCGGCCACCCGGGATCGGGTAAGACGACTCTTGCTTCGCAAATATGCTACGCGAACACGCGTAAGGGCTACAAGTGCCTCTACGTGACGTTCTACGAGGAGAAGGATAAGCTGTACAGGCACATGAACATGCTTGGAATAAGACTTGCCGAGGCGGAGCGTAACGGGCTACTGACATACGCTAAGTTACCTGTCGCGGGTACGGATGAGATCCTAAACGCACTTACAGGGCTTATAAGCAGGGATAGCTACAAGGTCGTGGTAATAGATTCTGTGAACCCCGTTCTCGAATTAATTGAGAGAAAGAGGGCTCAGCGGGCCGTGCTACTAAATTTCTTCTACCAGTTAACGGGAATAATTGACGGGTTGCTGGTAATCGTGGCTGAGGTACCCTTGGGTAGGGAAGCGGTTGATCTAGGCGCAGTGGAGTTCGTTGCAGACGCTATATTCTACCTCAAGCACAGAATAGAGCGAGGGTTGGTGTCGCGCGTACTTGAAATAAGAAAGGTCCGGGAAGCACGCATCACTGTTGTGGAGTTACCGTTCACTATTGGTGAGGCAAAGGGTGTAAAGGTGTTCGTACCACCGAGGCCCGAAAGGCCTCTTACGACGCTGAGGGAGAGGCTAAAAGCCCTTAGAATATCCGAGAAGTTAACCGGGTACCTGTATAGAGGTGATATAGTCACCCACAGCTCGCCACCGCACATCCGTTCACCCCTAATTTACATACCTATCGTGGACATCGCCGTGGAAAACGACATGAAGGTTCTAATAATAACTTTCAGGTATTCGCGAGACGAGTACATGGACCTAGTACTCGGTACCATGGTAAATGGCTTTGGTCTAAGCGAAGGCGTGGCAAGGTGCATCTTGGAAAACTACTTCCACGTCGAGGCAGTGAACCCTTCTAGCTACTCGCTATCACAGTTATTCACGTACATAGTAGAGCTGATCGAAAGGCACGATCCAGGCGTGGTGGTTTTTCACGTACTCGAGGTCTTGTGGGCACAGACCCGTAATAAAGACGAGTTCTGGAACGTCTTGACAAACCTATTTACATGGCTTAAGAACGGGGGGAAGCTAACAGTACATTTAACTACCCGGGTAAGCCCCTACTGGATTAGAATGAACGAGGTGCTATCAGACGTCACAATTAGGTTTTACTGCAAGCCCCGTAGAGGTGGGTTTAAACAGGTGATGATTGTTTGGCGGCGCGGAAAGGCGCCCACACGAGTTGACCTCGATGAAGGGGAGTTAGTCGAGGAGATTAAGAGGAGCGCCCCAGTTTTCGCGGAGATCGTCAGGGGTAGGGTTAAGGCTTGTTCTAGTAGTGCTTAACAACGCAACAACGTACTGTTAGAAAGGAGACGTGTTTGCTGTGCTAGCAACCCGTTAGGCGCTTTCAGATGCGTGAAATCAGGTAGGGGAAACGATCTTCACTTTTCCGTCTACCGTCGTCTCATCACCGAGCCCTTTCAGGCTTAGAGAGGTTATTATTTTTACGCGCCTTAATCTCTAATTGGTGCTGTGAGTGGGTAAGCTCGACGTTGTACTAGCTGTGCTCGCGGCACTAGTGTCAGCCCTGACAGCTGTCGCCACACTCACCGGCGATGTGGCCCTCTGGGCTTGCTTAACCCGGCTCGGGGACGAAGAGCTCTACCTAGTCCTCGTGATACTAGCCTACTACCTGGCTCCCAGCACCGTTACGGGTTTTTCCATTCTAATTGCAGTGCTCTTATCGGGGTCGCTCAACGTAGCGTTAAAGTATACTCTCAACGCGCCCAGACCCTTAAACCCACTTGTAGAGGTCGAAGGCCCTGGTTTTCCTAGTGGGCATGCACAGGTCTCAACTGCTTTTTGGAGCGCCCTGGTCTTAGCGCGGAGGAGGCGTGGTTTGTTCGTGCTCTCCACCGCCGTGGTGGTAGCTGTTTCCCTAAGTAGGGTTTACCTAAGAGCGCACTACGCAATCGACGTCTTAGGCGGTGTGCTACTCGGCCTCCTAACCGGGATTTCACCGGGCGCTCTGCTATCTGCGCGGGTACGGGCCGGCCTCGCACTACGCAGCTACGTTCTAGTGGCTACGGCCCTGATCCTGGGGGTTTACAACACTCTCTACTTGAATGTAGAGCCGGGCTCTGCATGCGCGTTACTGGGCTTAAGCATTGCCACACTACTGGTGCCCTCTACTTACTTCTACCACGGTTACCCCTTAAACTTCGCTTCCGTTAGCTTCGCTAGAAGGCTCGCCGGCTTTGCGGTATCCGCTATTCTACTCGCTTTCGTGCACTACGTCCTCCCAGGAGGACTTTCAGCTCTCAGAGTACTCGGGTTCGCTGCAGGCGGTGCGGCATCGTTTGTGCTTATACCGGCATTGTTAGTCAAGTGGAAGGGTGGTTAATCCAGTTTACTCAGCCAGAACGCCGCCATGCCTATGAACATCGCTACTAGTGTTCTCTTCCTTGACTTTTCCGACACAACCTTGTTGAGGGCGTTTCTGTAGGCCTTTACCACGCTGTGAGCGTAGAGGGCTGTAGCCAGCGCCATTAAGGCCTTGTAGGCCGGTCCAGTACTTGTTGTAACCGTGTAAATACCTAACAGCGACCCCGCCAGACCTGTTATGAGCATTGCTCTAGAGGCCTTCTCGATGCCGAACACCGTTGCAACTGTCCTGTAACCGTGTTTTAAGTCCCCTTCAACGTCCTGTACCGCCTTGAGGATCTCCCTTCCCAGGTTCACCAGGACTATTACTGTGGAGAACAGCACCGTGAAGTAGAGGTCTCGGGGCGGTAAGCCCGCTACCACGTAACCGTAGACTACGGGCCCCGTCGTGGAGAGCGCCACTAGGGCGTGGCTCCACCAGCACCTTCTCAAAAAGCTGTAGGAGATCCCCACTACACAGTAGGCCGTTGAGACCACTAAGGCGCGCACGCCAATCAAAGCGTTAACGGCGATGGCCACCGTGACCATGAGTACGGCGAGGACCAGCGACAACCCAACTGCGGCGTCACCGCGTGGAAGGGGTTTCCAGGGCTTGTTAACCCTGTCTACTTCGAGATCTACGAGGTCGTTCACCGTCATTGAAGCCCCAGTGAGGAGGAAGCCCGTTAGAAACCCGGCTACTAGGAGGCTGTAATCAGCTGCATACTCGTGGTAGACGAGCACGGAAAATACTGCTCCAATGCCACTGAGAATGGCGTTGGGAAGCCTAATGAGCTCGATGTAGGCTTTCAGAGTCAAGTAGGTACCACCAGGTAGAGGTGTAAGGATAGGGGCTTGTAATAAAGTATTTGAGCGCTACAGAGGGGCCTGGAAAACCAGGCTTATACACAAACCCGCAGAACCAGCTTACCGTTAACGGGTAACCCGCCCCCGGGTAAGCTGTAGCTTCGGGCTTTTGGGAGCGGCAGGCTGAACCCCTCGAGGAAACCCTCTTGGGGCTCACACCCCCGCCCCATCAACCCCGTCTTCTACGGGAGCCCGTACCACCGGGACGTACGTCCCGGTGGAAGGCCGCCTCTTCTCGGGGAGGGGTTCCCGCTTAGATGCTTTCAGCGGTTACCCCCTACGGCGTGGCTGCCCGGCGTTGCCCACCAGGACAACCGGTACACCAGAGGCCGCGCCGCCCCGTTCCTCTCGTACTGAGGGCAGCTTCCCCTCAGGCGGCCCGCGCCCCCCGCGGGTAGAGCCCGACCTGTCTCACGACGGTCTAAACCCAGCTCACGTTCCCCTTTAATGGGCGGGCAGCCCCACCCTTGGGGGCTGCTGCACCCCCAGGATGGGAAGAGCCGACATCGATGTAGCAAACCGCGGGGTCGATGGGAGCTCTCACCCGCGACGACCCTGTTATCCCCGGGGTAACTTTTCTGTCATGCCCGGCCCCCACCGATGGGGGCACGAGCGTTCGCTAGGCCGCGGTTTCCCGGCCGGACCCCTTGTGTTCAAGGGTCCGGTCAGGCCGGCTTTTGCCCTTGCACTCTACGGCGGGTTTCTGACCCGCCTGAGCCGACCTTTGGGCGCCCGTGTTACCTTTTCGCGGGCGTGCCGCCCCAGCCGAACCGCCCACCCGGCGTTGTCCCCCCGGTTAACCCGGGGGTTAGGCTCCCAGGTTGCGGTAGGTGGTGTTTCATTGGCGCCTCCATGACACCCGGAGGTGTCATTTCACCGGCTCCCACCTACGCTACGTACCGCAACCCAGGAGCCAGCGCCGGGCTGCGGTAAAGCTCCACGGGGACTTATCGCCCTGCGGGGGGTTGCCGGCCTGTGCACCGGCTCCGTGTATTCACGGGGCCCCGGGCCAGGACAGCGGGGACCTCGTTGATCCATTCATGCGCGCCGGAACTTACCCGGCAAGGCATTTGGCTACCTTAAGAGGGTCAGAGCTGGGCCCCAGCCTCCCGCCTAGAGTTAGAGGTAAGTAGCTGGTCTCCATTCGTTCCGGAAACGACTTAAGAGGCGGGATGGCTGAGTTTACCCCCGGCCTTCAGCGGCGCTTCGCCGGGTTGGACCCCGGTTTCACGGACCGCCAGTGGCCAGGATTCGGCCCCCGTTCACACCCTTTCGGGCTTGCGGGGACCTATGTTTTTATTAAACAGTCAGGCCCCCCTTGTCACTGCGACCTGCGGGTCCAGGGTTATCCCCTAAACCCGCAGGCACCCCTTCTCCCGAAGTTACGGGGCCAATTTGCCGAGTTCCCTTTCGGGGGAGGGGAGGGAGCATTGAGGAAGTTTGAACCTAGGATATACTGTTAAATTTGAGACGGTGACGCATCCGTCCCTAAGGCTATACGCTCCTGTACTGGCCGATCTACTAGGGTGAAGACAAGCATACTAAACTCCCTCCCCTCCTGGCCCGGGTTATCCCCCAGACGCCTGGGGCTTCTCACCCAGGGGCACCTGTGTCGGTTCTCGGTACGGTCGCGGGGGATCGTTCCCCGCTCCCTTTTCAAGGGCCCCCGGGGTCGGCGGAAGGGCCTAACGGCCCCCATTCCCGGCTTCGGCCCCTTCTCACCGTGACGGTACTCCGGGGCCTTTACCGGTTAGCTGGGTCGCGGCCATTCAACCGCCCCCAGTCCGCCTACCCGGAGGCGTCGGGAGCAGGGCTTGCGTTACCGCACCTACCCCCGCGGCACGGGAATATTAACCCGTTTCCCCTTCCCCGGGTCCGTGTTACGGCCCGGGTTAGGACCGGCTAACCCTCGGCCGACGACCGTTGCCGAGGAACCCTGGCCCTTTCCGGCGGAGGGGATTTTCACCCCTCTTCGCTGTTACTGCCGCCGGGATCTTCACCCGGAGCGGGTCCACCGGACCTCACGGCCCGGCTTCTACCCCACCCCGGCGCCCGCCTACCGGATCAGGGCTCCAGCGGAGCCCTGCCCCGGGGTCTCGGCGGCCGGCTTAAGCCCCGACCAATCTTCGGGGCCCCGCGGCTCGGCGGGTGAGCTGTTACGCACTCCTTAGAGGATGGCTGCTGTTAGGCCCACCTCCCCGCTGTCTAAGCCGCGGGACGCCCTTTGAGATTGGCACTTAGCCGGCACTTAGGGGCCTTAACCCCGGTCTCGGTTGTTCCCGTCTCGGCCCCCAGGCTTACCCCGAGGGCCCCACTCCCGCCATTTACGGTGGCCACGGGTTCGGAGTTGGACCGGGGGCCGAGGCCTTTCGGCCTCCGCACCCCCGATCCGTAGCTCTACCCCGTGGCCCGCCTCCGGCGGGGCTGGGCTGAGACCCACTTCGGCGGGAACCAGCTATCACCGAGCTTGATTGGTCTTTTGCCCCTAGACGGGGGTCATGGGAACGAGTTGCACGTCAGAACCCTTTCGGGCCTCCACCGGGGTTTCCCCCGGCTTCACCCTGCCCCCGCCTAGATCGCTCGGTTTCTGGTCCCACGGCGGTGACTCCGGGCCCTTATCGGACCCCGCCCCTCGCCGGGGATTGACCCGGTTGCGGGCATGTCGGTTTCCCTGCGCCTACGGGGCTTTGACCCCCTTAGGCTCGCCACCACCGTGGACTCCCCGGCCCGTGTTTCAAGACGGACGGTGCGACCCTGGTCCGCCCCCTTCGTACTTCCCGGTCGCCCGGGTTTCCTTCAGGGGGCTTCAGCCCTTTCAGGCCGCACCGTATGTAGCCGCCCGGTTTCAGGCTCTTTTCACCCCCCTTGCGGGGTACTTTTCAGCTTTCCCTCACGGTACTTAGTTCGCTATCGGTCTCGGGACGTATTTAGCCTTGGAGGTCGGTGACCCCCAACTTCCTACGGCAAAACCAAGCCGTAGTACTCTGCTCCACGGCGCGGGCCCCCGCGGTTTAGCCTACGGGGTTTGACCCGGGGATCCGGTCATTACATGCCGGAATCCCCGGCCTATCACCCTCTACGGCGGGGCTTTCCAGCCCACTTCGGCTACCGCGGGTCGGCCCGCTGGGGGTTGACCCCCAGCCGTGGAGCCGTAACCCCACATCCCCCCGCGGTTATCCCGTGGGGGTTTGGTTTAGGCTGTCCCCCTTTCGGTCGCCCCTACTCAGGGGATCTCGTTTTGATTTCTTTTCCTCCCCCTACTAAGATGTTTCCGTTCGGGGGGTTCCCGCCCGGTACTCCCGGTTGCCCGGTTTCCCGGGCGCCACGGGTTATCCCCGTGGCGGGAAGTCCCATTCGGCGATCCCGGGTTCAACGGCAGCCTGCGCCTACCCCGGGCTTATCGCAGCTTGCCACGGCCTTCCTCGGCGCCCGAGCCGAGCCATCCACCGGGCGGCGACCGTGCTACAGCCCCCAGAGACGGGGGATCCGGTTCTGCGGGTTTGATTCCGTACCCTGGTTTTCCAGGCCCCTCTGTAGCGCTCATCATTGCTGAGCAATTCGCGCCTTCACACGGGGGTAGACCCCCGTGTTGCACTTGAAAAGAATAGAGGTGAACCCGGCTCCAGCCCTCTCAGCCCCGAGCGCCCTCCTCGTGGCATGAGGTGATCCAGCCGCACCTTCCGGTACGGCTACCTTGTTACGACTTCTCCCCCCTCAGGGAGGGGGAGTTCGAGCTGACACCAAGTGCCAGCCCTCACTCCCCCTCCCCTTGGGTGGAGCGACGGGCGGTGTGTGCAAGGAGCAGGGACGTATTCACCGCGCGATGTTGACGCGCGGTTACTAGGGATTCCTCGTTCACGAGGGCGAGTTGCAGCCCTCGATCCCGACTGCGGCGGGGTTTGAGGGATTACCTTCCCCTTTCGGGGTCGGTACCCGCTGTCCCCGCCATTGTAGCCCGCGTGTAGCCCGGGGGATTCGGGGCTTCAGCGGAGCTCCCGCTAAGGGGTAGCTCCTATGCTGACCTGCCGTGGCCCCCTCCTTCCTCCGCCTTAAACGGCGGCAGTCCCTCCAGTGTGCCCTCGGCCCGGAGGCCGAGGTAGCAACTGGAGGTGGGGGTCTCGCTCGCTCGGCCCTCTAGGGGCATGTGAATTGCCTATGTACAATGCCCCCTAGAAGATTGCCGGACTTAACCGGAC harbors:
- a CDS encoding ATPase domain-containing protein, with product MEAAFTTGNRELDGLLGGIPSRYMLLVVGHPGSGKTTLASQICYANTRKGYKCLYVTFYEEKDKLYRHMNMLGIRLAEAERNGLLTYAKLPVAGTDEILNALTGLISRDSYKVVVIDSVNPVLELIERKRAQRAVLLNFFYQLTGIIDGLLVIVAEVPLGREAVDLGAVEFVADAIFYLKHRIERGLVSRVLEIRKVREARITVVELPFTIGEAKGVKVFVPPRPERPLTTLRERLKALRISEKLTGYLYRGDIVTHSSPPHIRSPLIYIPIVDIAVENDMKVLIITFRYSRDEYMDLVLGTMVNGFGLSEGVARCILENYFHVEAVNPSSYSLSQLFTYIVELIERHDPGVVVFHVLEVLWAQTRNKDEFWNVLTNLFTWLKNGGKLTVHLTTRVSPYWIRMNEVLSDVTIRFYCKPRRGGFKQVMIVWRRGKAPTRVDLDEGELVEEIKRSAPVFAEIVRGRVKACSSSA
- a CDS encoding TMEM165/GDT1 family protein; translated protein: MRGVDPMQAITVISSTTGAVFLAELGDKTMISTAALAMRTRRFAVILILSTLAFTVANTVAVMVAWTLRYVISRFLVNVIAAALFIGVGAWMLVGDGEEPGELRKGLAPYFLAVVLAEMGDKTQLTVFTVTLATGYPHYVLIGGIVGYAMANALGIIIAKIIGKGVPWCKMKVLASTILVCIGLWLLIETLLSA
- a CDS encoding phosphatase PAP2 family protein yields the protein MGKLDVVLAVLAALVSALTAVATLTGDVALWACLTRLGDEELYLVLVILAYYLAPSTVTGFSILIAVLLSGSLNVALKYTLNAPRPLNPLVEVEGPGFPSGHAQVSTAFWSALVLARRRRGLFVLSTAVVVAVSLSRVYLRAHYAIDVLGGVLLGLLTGISPGALLSARVRAGLALRSYVLVATALILGVYNTLYLNVEPGSACALLGLSIATLLVPSTYFYHGYPLNFASVSFARRLAGFAVSAILLAFVHYVLPGGLSALRVLGFAAGGAASFVLIPALLVKWKGG
- a CDS encoding geranylgeranylglycerol-phosphate geranylgeranyltransferase, producing the protein MTLKAYIELIRLPNAILSGIGAVFSVLVYHEYAADYSLLVAGFLTGFLLTGASMTVNDLVDLEVDRVNKPWKPLPRGDAAVGLSLVLAVLMVTVAIAVNALIGVRALVVSTAYCVVGISYSFLRRCWWSHALVALSTTGPVVYGYVVAGLPPRDLYFTVLFSTVIVLVNLGREILKAVQDVEGDLKHGYRTVATVFGIEKASRAMLITGLAGSLLGIYTVTTSTGPAYKALMALATALYAHSVVKAYRNALNKVVSEKSRKRTLVAMFIGMAAFWLSKLD